A window from Eretmochelys imbricata isolate rEreImb1 chromosome 23, rEreImb1.hap1, whole genome shotgun sequence encodes these proteins:
- the GMFG gene encoding glia maturation factor gamma isoform X2 has translation MAKPALPSPTPTLPPLPPADQCCQSVPDRRNCSLSILSQGQRQPNLQRGKPRVRPPGAGRAEIVAEWSGRALRHAEGSDSLVVCDVDPALKEKLRKFRFRKETNNAAILMKIDKERQLVVLEEEFQDISPEELKSELPERQPRFVVYSYKYVHDDGRISYPLCFIFSSPVGCKPEQQMMYAGSKNRLVQAAELTKVFEIRTTEDLTEEWLRERLAFFR, from the exons ATGGCCaaacctgccctgccctcccccacccccacacttccccctcttcccccagcagatCAGTGCTGTCAGAGTGTCCCCGACCGGAGGAACTGCTCTCTGAGCATCCTGTCACAAGGTCAGCGCCAGCCCAACTTGCAGCGAGGAAAGCCGAGAGTCAGGCCGCCCGGCGCTGGGAGGGCAGAGATCGTGGCAGAATGGTCAGGCCGAGCACTGCGTCACGCCGAGGGG TCGGACTCCCTGGTCGTGTGCGATGTGGACCCCGCGCTCAAGGAGAAGCTGAGGAAATTCCGCTTCCGGAAGGAAACCAACAACGCGGCCATCCTCA TGAAGATTGACAAGGAGCGGCAGCTGGTGGTGCTGGAGGAGGAATTCCAG GACATCTCTCCGGAGGAGCTGAAGAGCGAGCTGCCGGAGCGCCAGCCCCG CTTTGTGGTGTACAGTTATAAATACGTCCATGATGACGGGCGCATCTCCTACCCGCTCTGCTTCATCTTCTCCAGCCCCGTCG GGTGCAAGCCGGAGCAGCAGATGATGTATGCTGGGAGCAAGAACAGGCTGGTGCAGGCAGCTGAGCTCACCAAG gtgtTCGAGATCCGGACCACAGAGGACCTGACCGAGGAGTGGCTGCGGGAACGGCTGGCCTTCTTCCgctag
- the GMFG gene encoding glia maturation factor gamma isoform X1, translated as MSDSLVVCDVDPALKEKLRKFRFRKETNNAAILMKIDKERQLVVLEEEFQDISPEELKSELPERQPRFVVYSYKYVHDDGRISYPLCFIFSSPVGCKPEQQMMYAGSKNRLVQAAELTKVFEIRTTEDLTEEWLRERLAFFR; from the exons ATG TCGGACTCCCTGGTCGTGTGCGATGTGGACCCCGCGCTCAAGGAGAAGCTGAGGAAATTCCGCTTCCGGAAGGAAACCAACAACGCGGCCATCCTCA TGAAGATTGACAAGGAGCGGCAGCTGGTGGTGCTGGAGGAGGAATTCCAG GACATCTCTCCGGAGGAGCTGAAGAGCGAGCTGCCGGAGCGCCAGCCCCG CTTTGTGGTGTACAGTTATAAATACGTCCATGATGACGGGCGCATCTCCTACCCGCTCTGCTTCATCTTCTCCAGCCCCGTCG GGTGCAAGCCGGAGCAGCAGATGATGTATGCTGGGAGCAAGAACAGGCTGGTGCAGGCAGCTGAGCTCACCAAG gtgtTCGAGATCCGGACCACAGAGGACCTGACCGAGGAGTGGCTGCGGGAACGGCTGGCCTTCTTCCgctag